One region of Vanessa cardui chromosome 20, ilVanCard2.1, whole genome shotgun sequence genomic DNA includes:
- the LOC124538404 gene encoding probable maleylacetoacetate isomerase 2 isoform X2 produces MAKPVLYSYWRSSCSWRVRIALNLKEIPYDIKAVSLIKGGGEQHCNEYREVNPMEQVPSLVIDGHTFVESLSIMHYLEETRPQRALMPQDCYKRAKVREICEVISSGIQPLQNLIVLIYVGEDKKKEWAQHWIMRGFRAVEKLLSSCAGKYCVGDEITLADCCLVPQVFNARRFHVDLRPFPIILRIDRELENHPAFRAAHPSAQPDCPPEVAK; encoded by the exons ATGGCTAAG CcagtattatattcatattggCGAAGCTCTTGTTCATGGCGGGTTAGGATTGCCTTGAATCTAAAAGAAATACCATATGATATAAAAGCTGTCAGTTTGATCAAGGGTGGTGGAGAACAGCACTGCAATGAATACCGGGAGGTAAACCCTATGGAACAAGTACCCTCACTAGTTATAg ATGGACACACATTTGTCGAATCACTAAGTATCATGCATTATTTAGAAGAAACCAGACCTCAAAGGGCTCTAATGCCTCAAGATTGTTATAAGCGTGCAAAGGTTCGAGAAATTTGTGAG GTCATATCATCTGGCATCCAGCCTctacaaaatttaattgttcTAATATATGTGGGTGAAGATAAGAAAAAGGAATGGGCCCAACATTGGATTATGCGTGGCTTTAGAGCAGTGGAGAAGCTTCTGTCGTCCTGTGCAGGAAAATATTGTGTTGGTGATGAAATAACACTAGCTGACTGCTGCCTTGTGCCTCAAGTGTTCAATGCAAGAAG ATTCCATGTAGATCTTCGTCCATTCCCAATAATACTTCGCATTGACCGTGAACTAGAGAATCACCCGGCGTTCCGTGCCGCGCATCCCTCCGCGCAGCCTGACTGTCCACCAGAAGTAGCCAAATGA
- the LOC124538390 gene encoding uncharacterized protein LOC124538390: MGKDKKKGIKGNVFKVAGAKSLKKTKAKAVNLGLKNLKQKVVDIDKEFLDIKNNPKPKQEAVKPVSKPVQKKNDKNVTKEEVASAADQIVKMDI; encoded by the exons ATGGGTAAGGATAAGAAAAAAGGTATTAAAGGCAATGTTTTTAAAGTAGCTGGTGctaaaagtttgaaaaaaacaaaagctaaAGCAGTTAACCTAGGCTTAAAAAAc ttaaaacaaaaagttGTAGATATTGATAAAGAGTtcttagatattaaaaataacccaAAACCTAAGCAAGAAGCGGTTAAACCTGTCAGTAAGCCCGTACAAAAgaaaaatgacaaaaatgttACGAAAGAGGAAGTTGCGTCAGCAGCAGATCAAATTGTGAAAATggatatatag
- the LOC124538404 gene encoding probable maleylacetoacetate isomerase 2 isoform X1, with amino-acid sequence MGDIIEEKPVLYSYWRSSCSWRVRIALNLKEIPYDIKAVSLIKGGGEQHCNEYREVNPMEQVPSLVIDGHTFVESLSIMHYLEETRPQRALMPQDCYKRAKVREICEVISSGIQPLQNLIVLIYVGEDKKKEWAQHWIMRGFRAVEKLLSSCAGKYCVGDEITLADCCLVPQVFNARRFHVDLRPFPIILRIDRELENHPAFRAAHPSAQPDCPPEVAK; translated from the exons ATGGGTGATATTATTGAAGAAAAG CcagtattatattcatattggCGAAGCTCTTGTTCATGGCGGGTTAGGATTGCCTTGAATCTAAAAGAAATACCATATGATATAAAAGCTGTCAGTTTGATCAAGGGTGGTGGAGAACAGCACTGCAATGAATACCGGGAGGTAAACCCTATGGAACAAGTACCCTCACTAGTTATAg ATGGACACACATTTGTCGAATCACTAAGTATCATGCATTATTTAGAAGAAACCAGACCTCAAAGGGCTCTAATGCCTCAAGATTGTTATAAGCGTGCAAAGGTTCGAGAAATTTGTGAG GTCATATCATCTGGCATCCAGCCTctacaaaatttaattgttcTAATATATGTGGGTGAAGATAAGAAAAAGGAATGGGCCCAACATTGGATTATGCGTGGCTTTAGAGCAGTGGAGAAGCTTCTGTCGTCCTGTGCAGGAAAATATTGTGTTGGTGATGAAATAACACTAGCTGACTGCTGCCTTGTGCCTCAAGTGTTCAATGCAAGAAG ATTCCATGTAGATCTTCGTCCATTCCCAATAATACTTCGCATTGACCGTGAACTAGAGAATCACCCGGCGTTCCGTGCCGCGCATCCCTCCGCGCAGCCTGACTGTCCACCAGAAGTAGCCAAATGA